In Nitrospira sp., the genomic window TTGTAGGCATCGAGTAGCGCCTTAATGGGCCGCTTCCCCACGAGCGCACGAGTAATGCCGGCGGTGATGCGCTCGCAGGCCATGTCGGCCAATTCTTGGTACATGAGCTGTGCCGGATAAGTGCCGCCTTTGCACACGAGGCAGGTATCGATCCACTCTTTCGTAATGCGCTTGAGCTGGCCGAACAGGTGGAGCTTGGGCTCTTCTCCTGGATCACGCCACTTGGTATAGAGCAGGCGCTTGGCCACATGGAAGAGCACCGTCGAGGGCCGCATGTCCTCCAAGTGTTCCAAGTCCAAGTCAACAGCTTCTCCGATAATCCCGGCGTTCTTCGTTTTGGAAGGGCCAACGAGATCCGGCGTCAGCTCCAAGATAGAGTCCTCATTAAATTTCGCGGTGAGCCGCTCCTCGGGCAGTTCGACGCGATAGCCTTCGACACGCGGGAAGGTGATTTCGAGCGCATCCCGTTCGGGACGCATCGCTTTGACGTGGACGGTTTCTCGGGGCGGTTGAGGCGGAGCTATCACCGGCTTCGCCGTGAAATCGAACGGGATGCCGAGGACATCTGCGTATCTCACGTCGAACAGACCTTCATCATTCAGATCGTAGGACTCCCGGCGCAACGCCCGACCGATGACCTGCTCGCACAGCAGTTGTGTGCCAAAGGCTCGCACACCCAATACATGCGTGACCGTGTTGGCATCCCATCCCTCTGTCAGCATGGATACGGACACCACGCAACGGATCGACTCGCCTAGCCGACCATGTTTGCCAACGGTATTCATGACCTCCCGTAGTAGATCTTGGTCGGTGAGCCCTTCAGCTTGCCGTTGATCACCTGTACGCTCCACGATCTCACGCCGGAAGCGTTCAATTTCATCAGCCGCCATCTCACGGAAGTTGTCATCCAGCGCTTCTCCGGATTCAAGCTGTTCGCTGTCGATGAGGAGTGTGTTCGGACGGGGAAGAGGATTCCCGTGCTCGTCGAAGTTCCTGAATAGTTCAAGCCGGCCGTTCTCCAACGTACTCGACCCATCTTCGTTCTCGCGCTGAAAGCCTGAGATATAGTCGTAGACCAACTTAGATGTAGACGTATTGTTGCAGACCACGATGAAGCTGGGTGGTACCCGCATGCCGCTCTGTTTCCAGAGATCGAATGTCTTCTGATAGTGGCCGTACAGTGCTTCGAGGGCGGTCTGTAACTCGACGGGCAAGCTGAGGGGGTCGAGGGTCGCGGCCTTTCCACGGCCTTTCTTTGGCATTCTTGCGCGGATATGTTCCCAGAGGTTGCGAAACTTTGGCATGTCTTCGCCTGGAATATTGTCCGCCACAGGCACGCGGGGCAGCTTCACAATGCCACATTCGATTGCATCCATGAGCGAGAAATCGCTCATAGTCCAGGGGAAGAGCGTACCCTCGGCGTAGCCCGAGCCACTCAGAAAGAATGGCGTGGCCGATAGATCAATAATCTGCGTGACACCCATTTTTCGAGTGACGATCTCTAGGCCGGAAATCCACAGGCGAGCCGCCTCGCTGTTCTTCTCGGCCTCCTTCTTTTCGTCCCCTTTGAGGTCTTCATCATCGGCTTTGGCTCCCGGCTTCTCCCGGTAGCAATGGTGCGCCTCATCATTCAGCACGAGAATGTTCTTCATGCCCATCAAGTCAGGCATCACTCTCTGGAGCATTTGGCCGTCGGTTTCGAGAGTCTCCAACTCTTCGCCTCGCCCTTGAAGAAGCGACCGGCCACCTTTGGATAGTTCGATTCGTTC contains:
- a CDS encoding DEAD/DEAH box helicase family protein, translating into MSADFFSKPILNSPYAYPCRHWELDEQGQPTQKIIETRRPAEFITPIPKPKKRKSSERQSSIVFDEGKGLSTQEQQYDVTAIIKGVRDQVEAWRRLQNPNDWQVTPETARLLQHWRHHKFNSTRPFFCQVEAAETAIWLTEVSSNTKAGKGFLEHLANANNDANPGLSRLALKLATGAGKTTVMAMLIAWQTINAVRRPNSKKFTRGFLVVTPGLTIKDRLRVLQPNDPDSYYASRELVPNDLLGDVNHAKIVITNFHSFKLRERIELSKGGRSLLQGRGEELETLETDGQMLQRVMPDLMGMKNILVLNDEAHHCYREKPGAKADDEDLKGDEKKEAEKNSEAARLWISGLEIVTRKMGVTQIIDLSATPFFLSGSGYAEGTLFPWTMSDFSLMDAIECGIVKLPRVPVADNIPGEDMPKFRNLWEHIRARMPKKGRGKAATLDPLSLPVELQTALEALYGHYQKTFDLWKQSGMRVPPSFIVVCNNTSTSKLVYDYISGFQRENEDGSSTLENGRLELFRNFDEHGNPLPRPNTLLIDSEQLESGEALDDNFREMAADEIERFRREIVERTGDQRQAEGLTDQDLLREVMNTVGKHGRLGESIRCVVSVSMLTEGWDANTVTHVLGVRAFGTQLLCEQVIGRALRRESYDLNDEGLFDVRYADVLGIPFDFTAKPVIAPPQPPRETVHVKAMRPERDALEITFPRVEGYRVELPEERLTAKFNEDSILELTPDLVGPSKTKNAGIIGEAVDLDLEHLEDMRPSTVLFHVAKRLLYTKWRDPGEEPKLHLFGQLKRITKEWIDTCLVCKGGTYPAQLMYQELADMACERITAGITRALVGKRPIKALLDAYNPTGSTRHVNFNTSRRDRWETDAKRSHVNWVILDSDWEGEFCRVAEAHPKVRAYVKNHNLGLEVPYRYGSETRRYLPDFIVLVDDGHGDKDLLHLIVEIKGYRREDAKEKKATMENYWVPGVNNLGTYGRWAFSEFTEVYQIEADFGAKVVSEFNKMVEAATARPVAEGK